The region TGAGCTGGATCAGAACTAGGATGTGTGGAAAGGCACACAACATGGCACCAAGAAGCTCACAGACTCTTATTTCAAGAAACACCTCATGATTTATTTAGATATTGTTAAAATTGTTTTGGTTCAAGCTCAAAATGATCACCTTGTGTAATTTAGTTCTCTTACCTGAGATGTGATAATGGCGATTTTAAGGATCTGAAGCATCATCTTCCACGGCCTGCGTCCGCGAGCTCTGTATTTCTCACAAGGACTCATGAAGAAGTATTTCAGCTTCCTGCCGAGTTCCTCCGCTGCCTGGCAGTCCGGGTCCGCCCGAACCGCCCAGCTACATGAGGACACGCTGCCACTGGAACCACTGGCCACCAGCACCTCCTGCTCAGACATCAGCTCAGTCTCTGATTACTAGAAAGGGACTGACGGCTCTACAGAGGAAGCGAGAGTCTAGCCTCGGCTCTTAGGTCAGACTGGAAGAACCAGGCGTGGGGGACTGATCTGATCACGGCCCACATGCCACCGCCACATGTGGAGAAGAAAGAAGCTGAGCTCCAGATATTAATCCAGTTTGCTTACATTCACGGAATATATGTGTCAGTCAAGAGTTAGTGCCACAACCCACAGGTGACCACGGAGTTTACATCTTCCCCAAAAAGCCTAGTGCTTAGTCACTGCATACAAGTGTAATAACGTCTAGTAAAAAATCGgacacttcaaataattgacAGCATTACACCGTTAATAATTAAACAGATTTAAATGTGCAGTGGTGGTTTCCACGTTTATAGCGGCTGAGTGAGAGGTTGTTAACAGATTAGGCTCGTACATTTTGCAGATAAGCCTCCAGCTAGTTTCTGAACAATGACAAGTGACGTCTGTTATAGACCTTCTGTCATGGAGAGGTCGCGCAAGACATGATCCTGAACCAGACTGCAGGCCTTCATACAAAAGATGAGGACAGGACAGGAATTGCAGGTGAGAAAATGCCAAAGGTGCTTCTGTATAATGAGAAGAGTGCAGAGTGAGAACTCTCTTTACACCCAGCACCCCACTcaggtgtgtgcagagtgaGAACTCTCTTTACACCCAGCACTAGGTGCAACACCCCAGCCTGAGCAATCAGGAGGCCCCACGTCTCATGGTCTGCACGTTTGTGCGGAGTACAACCCCCCTAAATCTCACCTGAACACcccactcaggtgtgtgtgtgcggagtaCAAACCACCCCAAATCTCACCTGAACACcccactcaggtgtgtgtgcggagtacaaccccccccccccccaaatctcACCTGAACACcccactcaggtgtgtgtgcggaGTACAACCCCCCCCTAAATCTCACCTGAACACcccactcaggtgtgtgtgcggagtacaacccccccccccccctaaatctcacctgaacaccccactcaggtgtgtgtgcggagtacaaccccccccccccctaaatcTCACCTGAACACCCCACTCAGGTGTGTGCGCGGagtacaaccccccccccccccaaatctcACCTGAACACcccactcaggtgtgtgtgcggagtacaacccccccccctcctaaatctcacctgaacaccccactcaggtgtgtgtgcggagtacaaccccccccccaaatctcACCTGAACACCCCACTCAGGTGTGTGAAGTCCTGCCCTTACTACAGATGTGAGCTCAGGAATGACTGTTCAAGACAAAAGTGACATACTGCATATATCAGAATGTATGACTTATGAACAGAAATCTTTGCATATATTTGGCCCCGTCCAAACGTAACATATAAACGTTCATATACACAGACCACACAAATCTAAGATACAGTACAGTAAGTGAAGACCAAGTCCTGGGTTTCTTCCCTGTTTTACCTTATGTCCAAAATTACTCTCACCTCACATATATCATTAACTCGACTTTTAAAGCAGGGCCGAAGGTTTGTGAGCTTAAAAACAATTGTTTCTATATGCAGTCAAATTAATGGCTCTAGGGAATATAATGGAGTATAATGAAAGCTTTCAAACAGCACAAAGCCACTTGTTGAAAAATGAGTTCATTAAGCCACAGGCAAAATACCATCATCTTTACTGTTCCTGTGTGAATTATTTTCACATTTCCTGACAATGTTTAGCATTAAGGGCTCTCTACACAGCATCTCTATCACAATAGCTTCTGTCTCAGAACTTTTCATGCTTGTTTACCTGTTGATGTTTATGTGCTAACCTGCTGCAgcaaaacaaaatacaaaaaaaaaacgaccAGTCAACCACACCTATGAGCTTCATACGCTTCAACCACACCTGTGAGCTTCATACGCTTCAAACACACCTGAGTGCTTCATACGCTTCAAACACACCTGTGAGCTTCATACGCTTCAACCACACCCGTGTGCTTCATACGCTTCAAACACACCCGTGAGCTTCATACGCTTCAACCATACCCGAGGATGTTATATGGTTTAACCATACCCGAGGATGTTATATGGTTTAACCATACCCGAGGATGTTATATGGTTTAACCATACCCGAGGATGTTATATGGTTTAATCATACCCGAGGATGTTATATGGTTTAACCATACCCGAGGATGTTATATGGTTTAATCATACCTGACTGTAAACAGTAatagtaacacattaacacaccagtTGGAGGATATATTTGGTCAGTACATTAACAGTATATAAGAGTTTCCAGTAGTAATCTCATATTAGGCTTGTGGCATTTATGAGAATCAGATCAAGACAAACACTGGCTGTGTTTACAATAGCATACTACATACTCCACACTTATTTATTCGGTCCCAGATGAGTATGCAGTATGCGACCATAATGCAGTAATTGTCCAGTACGTGTATAAAAGTACCCAGATGATATACTACTTCtgcaacattttcaagtacgtTACCAGAGCAACGTTCGTGgtttactgcatcccatcatgcaacagtAGCAGGAAATCTGTACCAATTGGGTGGAACCTCTGTACGCTCACATGACctagtaggctatttcaaacaGAGCAAATTTCAACTTACTTTGGAAAGATGGTTTGAGAGTGGCACTAGCACACAAGATTTGAGAAAACACAGTGCCAACAGCTAAAAGTGTCACTTCTCTGATGTTTACAACAAAACactaattatctttaatattaTTTCTCAGTAAATCACAACTAGTGTATCTGTAAGATGATAACATCTCGCAAAATGCGCTGTTTACAGTGTAAATGTAAACTTCTGACGTCTCTGGTTCATAATTATACCAGATTACATCGTACAGTAACTCATCTGGCTGCTGATTAAGGCGAAGTGTGAGAGTGTCCACACATGGAGACACCGGACATGGAGACACCGTGGAACACCATCACCATGACAAACATCAAGAGCTGAGCAGCGAAGGTTCTGGTTTCAAAACACAGCATCCTGAGGAGCTTTGCTAGCATGTCAAATGATCTGAAAGAGTCACAGTCGTCTCTATTTGCAAGACGTACCCACAGGTAAATGAAAATCTTTAGAagttttccaaaaaaaaaaaaaaaactcaaaaccGAAACAACCCTCAGTATGCGTCATTGACAGAGAGATTGACGGAGCGTGAGCGTAGTGGCTGAAAGTTGACGTCCCCACTGCCTCCTGTGCTCCCACACGCTCCAGCTTCCATATCCTGACTCTCTGTCCCGAGGTCAtcaggaaggggcggggctccAGGGTCACCAGGTTTGGGAAGACAGGAAGACGTGGAGGACACGTTCAGGCTGGCCACAGCTGCGGCCCCGGCGTCCCGCCCCCTACCCCCGCTGGGGGCGCAGTGCACATTCAGAGAGCTGGTGGTCACGGAAGAGGCGGGGCTTCGTTCACCGTCGGGGTGGAGGCACATGGTGGAGAACTTGTCGCAGTCGTAGAGGTCAGTCTTTGAGAGGTCGTTGGTGGCACACTTTGCAGTCGAGTAAACAGAGCTGGAGGTACTTGCAGCTGGAAACATAAATCATGTTTACTGAGAGGCATGTGctcgacacacactcacacacacacactcacactcacacacacacacgcgctcacacggTACCTTTCAGGGCCTCAAGTTTCTCATTTCTCACACGTTGCACCTCGTCTGTGATTTTGACGATGATGAAGTTGGACGTTCGGCACCGCTGGATGGACTCGATGAGCGTGTCCAACCCTCGCGGGTTCTCGGCCAGGAAGTCCAGCAGCTTGCCGGCCCGTTTTCCGCGCGTGCTCCTGCAGCTGATCTCCTCCGTGTCCTCCCTCGTCAGAATCTTTTTGGAGCGCAGGTAGTCAAAATGCCGCTCTGCGATCAGCTTATCGACAAGGTACGGCCGCAACCTCTCCAGGGCCTGGAAAACAAAACCAGAACAGGTGTGGGAAATGTTCAGACCAGAACAGGTGTGGGAAATGTTCAGACCAGAACAGGTGTGGGAAATGTTCAGACCAGAACAGGTGTGGGAAATGTTCAGACCAGAACAGGTGTGGGAAATGTTCAGACCAGAACAGGTATGGGAGGCTCAGAAATGTTCACTTGTGATACTGAACTAAGAGACGTAGTAATATGCATAATTCTGTAATACCATAAATAAACTCAGCCAAAGGAAATGACTGGCCTACCAACTCAGTGAGCTTTGCGATACAGTAATAGCTACATTActatctcacacacagacagacacacacagactctcgcacacacacacaaacacacacacacacacacacacttaatcagCTCAATTAGACTAGGTGCAAAcggggtttgtttttttttttatcttgtcTCATAAATTTAGTCTAATCTGGTTACCGTAAATTAATACAATGTTGCATTGTATGTTGTCAGGGCATCAGACCCCCTGAGGCTGCCTGAAATAAGACGTGTGTTCAAAGCTTGATCCAACACAAGGGTCCTGCCAGCTCACAGCCGTGCACAGAGGTGAGACTCACTCCCCTGCAGGGTTTTCTCAAGCACAGCTGGTCCACTAAATCTGCCGATTACAAGTCTTTGTCAGCTTCATCGGACATGTCTGGGCAGAGTGTTCATGACTAGTGCTCTGAACATCTCACACACGGTTCACGCTGTAGTTGTGTTACGACCAACTGGTTGAGCACTGGGGAGCCATTCAACAAAATCACCTAATCTCCGTTTGTTTGCGTCCATCATCACCCGTGTAGCTGTGGTCCAGCAGCTCTGAGCATCCTGGCCACTCTGTCTCACCTGCAACTCAGCTTTCCGCGCGCCCCCTAGTGCGCGTTCACGGCTGTAAATATGAACCTACTGGCTTCATGGcgtccacacaaacacaatctcTGGAGGTTTAAGGCTGTAGGCAGactgtgttctctctgtgagGGATCTCTGGCTGCTTTTAGCCGGTAGTTTCCTGAGATTGCACTTCCACTTCTAGACAAATGTGCTTGCTCAGTAAAACAACAGATGACAGTAGAAACAGCAGTTATGTGGATGTGCTGGTGAAACAGTGTTGAGATTGCAGGCGCTGAACCAGTGCAGTTACTTACTTCCTTTTTCACTTCGGCCATTTCGTCTTCCGTCAGGTGAGACACGTCCATTCTCACCTTCTTCGTTTTCTCTCACCACTTCCGGGAGTCCTACTCCTGTGTTGCGCACAGCGAAAAACGATGTTTCGCTCAAATCGACTTAATGAATTACttttaaaaaaagaatgaaGAGCTTGCTGGCAGCAGCAGACACCGTACAACCGCGGCGGAACGAGGCACGCGACGGCCAATCACGGAGATGAGCGACTTCCTCATCGCGCGCGCCTACGTCACGGGCTGAACCCGCGCGCTTCACCGCCGGGCAGACGAAGTGCGCGTGCACGTAGTTTTACACGTAACACTGCTGATAAATCATGACTGCTTTGGGTGGTAAATCTTATGTACGTATTCTGAAAATCAGGCTCAGAAAAAAAGGAAAGCATAGTGACGTATGTAAACGACTTTCATTAACTTTGGAAACATTTCATTAACATATAAAGTGTCTATAGGTTTAAACAGATGTGCACATATATAACTCCACATAAACATATTCAGTTGAAACATGTACATGATGCTTTTCTATTTCTGTTGGGTTAGGGAGGATTTAAACTCTGCAGGACAATAGATCACCAGACTGGCCTTGGGTGCCACTAATCTACTTTCCCTCAAGATGTTCATAATGAGAACGGGGAAACGGACACACGGCCTCCAACAGCTGTGACCTTCATCCCTTGAGCACATTTATAACACTTATTGATCTTCTGTCAGAGAGTAAAACGGGGAGAGTACAGCTAATTAAAACGGGTGCCATGCACTCAATCCCCGGGTCTATCCCATTTACCCCACGCAGCACACTAACACAAGTCCTTCTGGGAATGGACAATCAATTTATTCAGtttctgaaaatgtaaaaactgAAAATCAGTGTGTTTgacatgcagacacactcagTGTTTAATAAATATAACTGATTTCAATTAGAttccaaaataaaataaaaaaccctTAAATTATATGTCATCATACAACAGTTTTATTCAAGTAATTTGATTGAACAAGACACATTACATGATTGCTGATACAGTGTTGCAGAGActtcacatgtacatacatgtactacagacacatacatcaACTTCACGTGTACATACATGTactacacatgtacatacatgtactacacatgcacatacatgtactacagacacacacatcaacttcacatgtacatacatgtattacacatgcacatacatgaaCTACACATGCAGCGCTCTGCTATACAGGTGTTTTGTATGAACCATTTCATTAACGAGTGCTATCAAATCTTTTCTGTTAACTTATCAGATTCACACATGCCACCAAACCACGATCAACACACTCTTATTTCACTGGTTAAACATTGAATGGAAACTTACAGAAGATGAATGTTTATCTGTGGCCTTGTGCCTACGACCAGATCACAGCCGTACTAATGTTCAGTATAACAGCACACCCTCTCATGTGATATTTCTTAATGTGTAGGTTTGAATAGCACCATAGTCagacccacaccctcacccacacccacccacacccacacccacacccacaccctcaccctcacccacccacacactcacccacacccacctagTGTGCTTCTCACTCTGTGTGATCAAATAGCCCTAACCAATCAGATCAAGCAGATACCCAAACCTTATACTACGCCAAACTGGCCCTAGCCCAACCTGAATCCATAATCTACAACTACAAACTTTCACAAACCCTTACCTGCCAGGTCATCTGCTCTTGCTGAGTTTACCTGTGCACACCTGCACCTGATACTGCCACACCTAATCTTTCATCTTTATCTGTGAGCGATTTATGCCAGCTTGCTTTCTTTGTTTAATGCTGACTTTCGTCCCAATGTTGAGACACAACAGaaacacactacatctacaagCAGCTCTACACCATCTGTTAGCTCTCTTGTGCATGAACTAATGATGCCTCAACAAGCCTGCACAGGAAACAACCAAACAGGTTGGGTCCAGGTTGGGTCCTGCTTTAATTCCTCCATGGTCCTGCTCATATGGACGCACAGACCCTCAATCTGAAGCTGACAGTTTAAC is a window of Brachyhypopomus gauderio isolate BG-103 chromosome 14, BGAUD_0.2, whole genome shotgun sequence DNA encoding:
- the bcl10 gene encoding B-cell lymphoma/leukemia 10 — translated: MDVSHLTEDEMAEVKKEALERLRPYLVDKLIAERHFDYLRSKKILTREDTEEISCRSTRGKRAGKLLDFLAENPRGLDTLIESIQRCRTSNFIIVKITDEVQRVRNEKLEALKAASTSSSVYSTAKCATNDLSKTDLYDCDKFSTMCLHPDGERSPASSVTTSSLNVHCAPSGGRGRDAGAAAVASLNVSSTSSCLPKPGDPGAPPLPDDLGTESQDMEAGACGSTGGSGDVNFQPLRSRSVNLSVNDAY